One window of the Ignavibacteriota bacterium genome contains the following:
- a CDS encoding MBL fold metallo-hydrolase, with the protein MSSRRKFIAQLGAGALVPSIVFAGEPAVKRSRWDMIFASPDTRRAPLLPDPATWSSDTITAAWIGHSTVLLNFFGMWIITDPVFSDRIGVRILGQTIGPKRLVYPALPFEKIPKPDLILLSHAHMDHLDIPTLERFDPDIPVIMARNTADVIDDLQFRTVRELDWWGRTHVGDLEIEALRVRHFGWRFPWEQDRSRGNPEGRSYNAYLLTRKGRSVVFGGDTAMHEYFKSVGTRGLSIDLAIMPVGAYDPWIGAHCNPEQAVEMAAHLGARAVMPIHCGTFIQSDEPTGEPIRRFVAASRAAGLQPALAGIGGTWAAEGILADGVKG; encoded by the coding sequence ATGTCTTCACGTAGGAAATTCATCGCGCAACTTGGCGCGGGCGCATTGGTACCGTCCATCGTATTTGCGGGCGAACCCGCCGTAAAACGATCGCGGTGGGACATGATTTTCGCCTCGCCCGATACACGACGCGCGCCGCTTCTGCCCGATCCGGCCACATGGAGCAGCGACACCATCACCGCCGCGTGGATCGGCCATTCGACCGTGCTGCTCAATTTTTTCGGCATGTGGATCATCACCGATCCGGTCTTTTCCGACCGTATCGGCGTGCGTATTCTGGGCCAGACCATCGGACCCAAACGGCTTGTCTATCCCGCGCTGCCATTTGAAAAGATCCCGAAACCGGATCTTATCCTGCTTTCACACGCGCACATGGATCACCTCGATATTCCCACGCTCGAGCGTTTCGACCCCGACATCCCCGTCATTATGGCGCGCAACACGGCCGATGTGATCGACGATCTGCAGTTCCGCACCGTGCGTGAACTCGACTGGTGGGGCCGCACCCATGTGGGCGATCTCGAAATCGAAGCCCTGCGTGTGCGGCATTTCGGCTGGCGTTTCCCGTGGGAACAGGACCGCTCGCGCGGCAATCCCGAAGGACGCAGTTACAATGCCTACCTGCTGACACGCAAGGGCCGCTCCGTCGTTTTCGGCGGAGACACCGCGATGCACGAGTACTTCAAATCCGTGGGCACGCGCGGGCTGTCCATCGACCTCGCCATCATGCCCGTCGGCGCCTATGATCCCTGGATCGGCGCGCATTGTAATCCCGAGCAGGCCGTGGAGATGGCCGCACATCTCGGCGCGCGCGCCGTGATGCCCATCCATTGCGGCACCTTTATCCAAAGCGACGAGCCCACCGGCGAACCCATACGTCGTTTTGTCGCCGCCTCCCGCGCCGCCGGACTACAACCCGCCCTTGCCGGCATCGGCGGCACCTGGGCGGCGGAAGGCATTCTTGCCGACGGCGTGAAGGGGTAA
- a CDS encoding pyruvate, phosphate dikinase yields MAKSKKDSKPAAKKAKAGKPDKAAKAGKVAKAEKGVKPGKASKAEKGAKPGKSVRYVYYFGGGRAEGKADMKGLLGGKGANLAEMVNIGLPVPAGFTITTEVCTYFYAHGRKYPVELKAQVEKSLQRVEKEMGAKFGDPKNPLLVSVRSGARASMPGMMDTILNLGLNDVTVQGLIERSGNARFAYDSYRRFVQMYGDVVLDLKPKTKDDIDPFEEILEAKKHARGATVDTDLTADDLKELVAEFKEAIKRETGRDFPDNPWEQLWGAVGAVFTSWMNERAIVYRKLNGIPEEWGTAVNVQSMVFGNMGEESGTGVAFTRDAASGENYFYGEFLMNAQGEDVVAGTRTPLPIDQLADKDPKALKQLMNIRKVLEKHYRDMMDIEFTIQNQNLYMLQCRVGKRTAFAAIKIAVDMVKERLITPEEALLRIDPDQLNQLLRPIFDLTEKQKAIAENRLLAKGLNAGPGAASGRVVFNAEDAVDYAARGERVLLVRIETSPEDIKGMDASEGILTARGGMTSHAALVARQMGKVCVAGCGTLKIDYKTREMRIEGRDDVVREGDFLSIDGSTGEVLLGNIPTRPSEVLQVLVDRTLDPNDAPVYQMYEKIMSWADAARQINIRTNADQPDQSANAVAFGAEGIGLCRTEHMFFGEGKIGPMREMILADTIDDRKAALAKLLPLQREDFEGIFLAMDGRPVTVRTIDPPLHEFLPHDEEGQRQIAEVMGVSPDKVRERVHSLHEFNPMLGFRGCRLGIIYPEITEMQARAIFEAAVNVIKAGKKAFPEIMIPLVGNVKELALQEQIVRRVAGEVMQESGVKFKYLVGTMIEIPRGAVTAAEIAQVAEFFSFGTNDLTQTTLGISRDDAGRFLTPYVAMDIYAKDPFEAIDRDGVGFLMKHAVKHGRETRENLKLGICGEHGGEPSSVEFCHQIGLDYVSCSPFRVPIARLAAARAAIQYPRKEKKTKKKA; encoded by the coding sequence ATGGCAAAAAGCAAAAAGGACAGCAAGCCCGCAGCCAAAAAGGCGAAGGCGGGAAAACCGGACAAAGCCGCAAAGGCGGGCAAGGTCGCCAAGGCCGAGAAGGGCGTGAAGCCGGGCAAGGCGTCGAAGGCGGAGAAGGGTGCAAAGCCGGGCAAGTCCGTGCGGTACGTGTACTATTTCGGCGGCGGACGCGCCGAGGGCAAGGCCGATATGAAGGGTCTGCTCGGAGGCAAGGGCGCCAATCTCGCCGAGATGGTGAACATCGGCTTGCCTGTGCCAGCGGGCTTCACCATCACCACCGAGGTGTGCACCTACTTCTACGCGCACGGGCGCAAGTACCCGGTGGAACTGAAGGCGCAGGTCGAGAAGTCGCTGCAGCGTGTCGAGAAGGAAATGGGCGCGAAGTTCGGCGATCCGAAGAATCCCCTGCTCGTCTCCGTCCGCTCCGGCGCGCGCGCGTCGATGCCGGGCATGATGGACACGATCCTCAATCTCGGACTCAACGACGTGACAGTGCAGGGCCTCATCGAGCGCTCGGGCAACGCGCGTTTTGCGTACGATTCATACCGCCGCTTCGTGCAGATGTACGGCGACGTGGTGCTGGATCTCAAGCCGAAGACCAAGGACGACATCGATCCCTTCGAGGAAATCCTTGAAGCGAAAAAACACGCGCGCGGCGCAACCGTCGACACCGATCTCACCGCCGACGATCTGAAGGAACTCGTGGCCGAGTTCAAGGAAGCGATCAAGCGCGAAACCGGACGCGACTTCCCCGACAATCCCTGGGAGCAGCTCTGGGGCGCCGTCGGCGCGGTGTTCACGTCGTGGATGAACGAGCGCGCCATCGTGTACCGCAAGCTCAACGGCATCCCCGAGGAATGGGGCACGGCGGTGAACGTGCAGTCGATGGTGTTCGGCAACATGGGCGAGGAATCGGGCACGGGCGTGGCCTTCACGCGCGACGCCGCCTCGGGCGAGAACTACTTCTACGGTGAATTCCTCATGAACGCGCAGGGCGAGGACGTGGTGGCGGGAACACGCACACCGCTTCCGATCGACCAGCTCGCCGACAAGGATCCGAAAGCGCTCAAGCAGCTCATGAACATCCGCAAAGTGCTCGAGAAGCACTACCGCGACATGATGGACATCGAGTTCACGATACAGAATCAGAATCTGTACATGCTGCAGTGCCGCGTCGGAAAACGCACCGCGTTTGCTGCCATCAAGATCGCCGTCGACATGGTGAAAGAGCGCCTGATCACGCCGGAAGAGGCGCTGCTGCGCATCGATCCCGACCAGCTCAACCAGCTCCTCCGCCCCATCTTCGATCTCACCGAAAAGCAGAAGGCGATCGCCGAGAACCGCCTGCTCGCAAAGGGTCTGAACGCCGGACCGGGCGCCGCCTCGGGCCGCGTGGTGTTCAACGCCGAGGACGCGGTCGATTACGCGGCGCGCGGCGAGCGCGTACTGCTGGTGCGCATCGAGACCTCGCCCGAGGACATCAAGGGCATGGACGCCAGCGAAGGCATCCTCACGGCGCGCGGCGGCATGACGTCGCACGCGGCACTGGTGGCGCGCCAGATGGGCAAGGTGTGCGTGGCCGGCTGCGGCACGCTGAAGATCGACTACAAGACGCGCGAAATGCGCATCGAAGGACGCGACGATGTGGTGCGTGAAGGCGACTTCCTCTCCATCGACGGATCGACCGGCGAAGTGCTGCTGGGCAACATCCCGACCCGTCCGAGCGAAGTGCTGCAGGTGCTCGTCGATCGCACACTCGATCCGAACGATGCGCCCGTGTACCAGATGTACGAGAAGATCATGAGCTGGGCCGACGCGGCGCGGCAGATCAACATCCGCACCAATGCCGATCAGCCCGATCAGTCCGCCAACGCGGTGGCTTTCGGCGCCGAGGGTATCGGTCTCTGCCGCACCGAACACATGTTCTTCGGCGAGGGCAAGATCGGTCCGATGCGCGAGATGATTCTGGCCGACACGATCGACGACCGCAAGGCGGCGCTCGCGAAGCTGCTGCCTCTGCAGCGCGAGGACTTCGAAGGTATCTTCCTGGCGATGGACGGCCGTCCGGTGACGGTGCGCACCATCGATCCACCGCTGCACGAATTCCTCCCGCACGACGAGGAAGGCCAGCGTCAGATCGCCGAGGTGATGGGTGTGTCGCCCGACAAGGTGCGCGAGCGTGTACACTCGCTGCACGAGTTCAATCCCATGCTCGGCTTCCGCGGCTGCCGTCTCGGCATCATCTACCCCGAGATCACCGAGATGCAGGCGCGCGCCATTTTCGAGGCGGCGGTGAACGTGATCAAGGCCGGGAAAAAGGCCTTCCCCGAGATCATGATTCCGCTGGTGGGCAATGTGAAGGAACTGGCCCTGCAGGAACAGATCGTGCGCCGCGTGGCGGGCGAGGTGATGCAGGAGTCCGGCGTGAAGTTCAAGTACCTCGTCGGCACCATGATCGAGATTCCGCGCGGCGCCGTCACGGCTGCGGAAATCGCGCAGGTGGCCGAGTTCTTCTCGTTCGGCACCAACGACCTGACACAGACCACACTCGGCATCAGCCGCGACGACGCGGGCCGCTTCCTCACGCCGTACGTCGCCATGGATATTTACGCGAAGGATCCTTTCGAGGCGATCGACCGCGACGGCGTCGGCTTCCTGATGAAACATGCGGTGAAACACGGCCGCGAGACGCGCGAGAACCTCAAGCTCGGCATCTGCGGCGAACACGGCGGCGAACCCTCGTCCGTCGAGTTCTGCCATCAGATCGGACTCGACTACGTGTCCTGCTCGCCCTTCCGTGTTCCGATCGCACGCCTCGCCGCCGCCCGCGCCGCGATTCAGTATCCGCGGAAGGAAAAGAAGACGAAGAAAAAGGCGTAA